In Phalacrocorax aristotelis chromosome 6, bGulAri2.1, whole genome shotgun sequence, one DNA window encodes the following:
- the LOC142058747 gene encoding semaphorin-3D-like isoform X3: protein MHTAPGHRLLLTVLLLCLLLHQPGSSKACKQHVPRLRLAYKDLLKSNSSHLLLASGNRLDFQALLVDEDRAWLMVGAKNHIFLLHLDHPSREPEKIFWPASKEQVEHCQLAGKNVETECANFIRLLQPFNRSHVFACGTGSYQPVCAFIQLGARGKGPRAPSMQLVTHSLESGRGRCPYSPHEPFTGLLIDRELYSGTSSDFMGSSAAFFRTWVHGAEQSYIRTEQNQDHWLHEPAFVSAYAIPDTYNPHDDKVYIFFRETAMEAGQWERRHIHARVARVCKQNDAGGKRSLINRWSTFLKARLVCSIPGPQGTETHFDQLEDVFLLRTRDPQNPLVFGLFTVSSGVFSGSAVCVYSMAAVRTAFSGPFAHKEGFDYRWVEYKGRVPYPRPGTCPSETYDPLLRSTKDFPDEVISFMRTHQLMWEPVYPQGRQPVLVRVNVPYQLRRLLVHRLEMESQHYDVLFLGTDEGKVLKVGLAGGVSRGTEVISLEELSVTKVPSPILDMKLSPKQLSLYRCELYGKTCADCCLARDPYCTWDSKTCAPHLLTKKRHAHCQDMLKSDPLSQCPDTTEGTTAMVKIVYGVEKNSTFLECLPHSPQTTVRWLVRHGEETGLSEVRNNGHFLVLEQGLLIRQLMREDVGTYECQAVEHSFSWPLTQYSLHVIRHEAMEVPPYKQSKGAELGRTHQSLQPQIDLHPGYKGFPWGLGAPGTSLDVYCNALRHQERQRQKAWHQKWQHPSPNSKNGRVRRHPQPL from the exons ATGCACACTGCCCCTGGCCACAGGCTGCTCCTCACCgtgctcctcctctgcctcctcctgcatcagccaggcagcagcaaggcatGTAAGCAGCATGTCCCACGCCTTCGTCTTGCCTACAAAG ATCTGCTGAAATCCAACAGCTCTCACCTGTTGCTGGCCTCAGGGAACAGGTTGGATTTCCAAGCCCTCTTGGTAGATGAAGACAGGGCCTGGCTGATGGTGGGAGCCAAAAATCACATCTTCCTGCTCCACCTAGACCATCCCAGCAGAGAGCCTGAGAAG ATTTTCTGGCCAGCCTCCAAGGAGCAGGTTGAGCATTGCCAGCTAGCAGGGAAGAATGTGGAG ACAGAGTGTGCCAACTTCATCCGCCTTCTCCAGCCCTTCAACAGGAGCCACGTGTTTGCCTGTGGGACTGGCTCCTACCAGCCTGTCTGTGCCTTCATCCAGCTGGGAGCCAGGGGGAAG GGTCCCAGGGCTCCCTCCATGCAGTTGGTGACCCACTCCTTGGAGTCAGGGAGAGGACGGTGCCCATACAGCCCCCATGAACCCTTCACAGGACTCCTCATCG ATAGGGAGCTGTATTCGGGCACCTCCAGTGACTTCAtgggcagcagtgctgccttCTTCCGGACCTGGGTCCATGGAGCCGAGCAGAGCTACATCCGGACAGAGCAGAACCAGGACCACTGGCTACATG AGCCTGCATTTGTCAGTGCCTATGCCATCCCTGATACCTACAATCCTCATGATGACAAGGTCTACATCTTCTTCCGTGAGACAGCCATGGAAGCTGGGCAGTGGGAGAGGCGGCACATCCATGCCAGGGTAGCCCGGGTCTGCAAG CAGAACGATGCTGGAGGGAAACGCAGCCTCATCAACCGCTGGAGCACATTCCTCAAGGCCCGCCTGGTGTGCTCCATCCCTGGGCCCCAGGGTACTGAGACCCACTTTGACCAGCTCG AGGATGTTTTCCTCCTGCGCACCCGGGACCCCCAGAACCCCCTCGTCTTTGGCCTTTTCACAGTCTCCAG TGGTGTCTTCAGCGGCTCTGCTGTCTGCGTCTACTCCATGGCTGCTGTGAGAACTGCCTTCAGTGGCCCCTTTGCACACAAGGAGGGATTCGACTACCGTTGGGTAGAATACAAGGGCCGTGTCCCCTATCCCCGTCCTGGCACG TGCCCCAGTGAGACATACGACCCCCTGCTGCGGTCCACCAAGGACTTTCCCGACGAGGTGATCAGCTTCATGCGCACTCACCAGCTGATGTGGGAGCCTGTGTACCCGCAGGGCCGCCAGCCCGTCCTGGTGAGGGTCAACGTACCTTACCAGCTGCGGCGGCTGCTGGTGCACAGGCTAGAGATGGAGAGCCAGCACTATGATGTGCTCTTCCTTGGCACAG ATGAAGGTAAAGTCCTGAAGGTGGGGCTGGCTGGTGGAGTGAGCCGTGGCACTGAGGTGATCAGCCTGGAGGAGCTCAGTGTCACTAAG GTGCCTTCTCCCATCTTGGACATGAAGTTATCACCAAAGCAG CTCTCCCTGTACCGCTGCGAGCTCTATGGCAAAACCTGCGCTGACTGCTGCCTGGCCAGGGACCCGTACTGCACCTGGGACAGCAAGACCTGCGCCCCACATCTGCTTACCAAGAAGAG GCATGCCCACTGCCAGGACATGCTGAAGTCTGACCCACTCAGCCAGTGCCCGGACACCACAGAGG GGACCACTGCCATGGTGAAGATTGTTTATGGGGTGGAGAAGAACTCAACCTTCCTTGAGTGTCTGCCGCACTCTCCACAGACGACTGTCCGGTGGCTGGTGCGGCATGGTGAGGAGACAGGCCTGAGTGAG GTCAGGAACAATGGCCACTTCTTGGTGCTGGAGCAAGGGCTGCTGATCCGTCAGCTGATGAGGGAGGATGTGGGCACCTATGAGTGCCAGGCAGTGGAGCACTCTTTCTCATGGCCCCTCACCCAATACAGCCTCCATGTCATCAGGCATGAGGCCATGGAGGTGCCTCCTTACAAACAGAGCAAGGGGGCTGAGCTGGGACGGACCCACCAGAGCCTCCAGCCCCAGATTGACCTGCACCCAGGCTACAAGGGCTTCCCGTGGGGCCTGGGGGCACCGGGCACCAGCCTGGATGTCTACTGCAATGCCCTGCGGCACCAGGAAAGGCAGCGGCAGAAAGCCTGGCACCAAAAGTGGCAGCATCCATCCCCAAACAGCAAGAACGGTCGGGTGCGgaggcacccccagcccctgtga
- the LOC142058747 gene encoding semaphorin-3D-like isoform X6, with product MHTAPGHRLLLTVLLLCLLLHQPGSSKACKQHVPRLRLAYKDLLKSNSSHLLLASGNRLDFQALLVDEDRAWLMVGAKNHIFLLHLDHPSREPEKIFWPASKEQVEHCQLAGKNVETECANFIRLLQPFNRSHVFACGTGSYQPVCAFIQLGARGKGPRAPSMQLVTHSLESGRGRCPYSPHEPFTGLLIDRELYSGTSSDFMGSSAAFFRTWVHGAEQSYIRTEQNQDHWLHEPAFVSAYAIPDTYNPHDDKVYIFFRETAMEAGQWERRHIHARVARVCKQNDAGGKRSLINRWSTFLKARLVCSIPGPQGTETHFDQLEDVFLLRTRDPQNPLVFGLFTVSSGVFSGSAVCVYSMAAVRTAFSGPFAHKEGFDYRWVEYKGRVPYPRPGTCPSETYDPLLRSTKDFPDEVISFMRTHQLMWEPVYPQGRQPVLVRVNVPYQLRRLLVHRLEMESQHYDVLFLGTDEGKVLKVGLAGGVSRGTEVISLEELSVTKVPSPILDMKLSPKQQELFVSSTHGLLQLSLYRCELYGKTCADCCLARDPYCTWDSKTCAPHLLTKKRHAHCQDMLKSDPLSQCPDTTEGTTAMVKIVYGVEKNSTFLECLPHSPQTTVRWLVRHGQEQWPLLGAGARAADPSADEGGCGHL from the exons ATGCACACTGCCCCTGGCCACAGGCTGCTCCTCACCgtgctcctcctctgcctcctcctgcatcagccaggcagcagcaaggcatGTAAGCAGCATGTCCCACGCCTTCGTCTTGCCTACAAAG ATCTGCTGAAATCCAACAGCTCTCACCTGTTGCTGGCCTCAGGGAACAGGTTGGATTTCCAAGCCCTCTTGGTAGATGAAGACAGGGCCTGGCTGATGGTGGGAGCCAAAAATCACATCTTCCTGCTCCACCTAGACCATCCCAGCAGAGAGCCTGAGAAG ATTTTCTGGCCAGCCTCCAAGGAGCAGGTTGAGCATTGCCAGCTAGCAGGGAAGAATGTGGAG ACAGAGTGTGCCAACTTCATCCGCCTTCTCCAGCCCTTCAACAGGAGCCACGTGTTTGCCTGTGGGACTGGCTCCTACCAGCCTGTCTGTGCCTTCATCCAGCTGGGAGCCAGGGGGAAG GGTCCCAGGGCTCCCTCCATGCAGTTGGTGACCCACTCCTTGGAGTCAGGGAGAGGACGGTGCCCATACAGCCCCCATGAACCCTTCACAGGACTCCTCATCG ATAGGGAGCTGTATTCGGGCACCTCCAGTGACTTCAtgggcagcagtgctgccttCTTCCGGACCTGGGTCCATGGAGCCGAGCAGAGCTACATCCGGACAGAGCAGAACCAGGACCACTGGCTACATG AGCCTGCATTTGTCAGTGCCTATGCCATCCCTGATACCTACAATCCTCATGATGACAAGGTCTACATCTTCTTCCGTGAGACAGCCATGGAAGCTGGGCAGTGGGAGAGGCGGCACATCCATGCCAGGGTAGCCCGGGTCTGCAAG CAGAACGATGCTGGAGGGAAACGCAGCCTCATCAACCGCTGGAGCACATTCCTCAAGGCCCGCCTGGTGTGCTCCATCCCTGGGCCCCAGGGTACTGAGACCCACTTTGACCAGCTCG AGGATGTTTTCCTCCTGCGCACCCGGGACCCCCAGAACCCCCTCGTCTTTGGCCTTTTCACAGTCTCCAG TGGTGTCTTCAGCGGCTCTGCTGTCTGCGTCTACTCCATGGCTGCTGTGAGAACTGCCTTCAGTGGCCCCTTTGCACACAAGGAGGGATTCGACTACCGTTGGGTAGAATACAAGGGCCGTGTCCCCTATCCCCGTCCTGGCACG TGCCCCAGTGAGACATACGACCCCCTGCTGCGGTCCACCAAGGACTTTCCCGACGAGGTGATCAGCTTCATGCGCACTCACCAGCTGATGTGGGAGCCTGTGTACCCGCAGGGCCGCCAGCCCGTCCTGGTGAGGGTCAACGTACCTTACCAGCTGCGGCGGCTGCTGGTGCACAGGCTAGAGATGGAGAGCCAGCACTATGATGTGCTCTTCCTTGGCACAG ATGAAGGTAAAGTCCTGAAGGTGGGGCTGGCTGGTGGAGTGAGCCGTGGCACTGAGGTGATCAGCCTGGAGGAGCTCAGTGTCACTAAG GTGCCTTCTCCCATCTTGGACATGAAGTTATCACCAAAGCAG caggagctgtttGTGAGCAGCACACATGGGCTGCTCCAGCTCTCCCTGTACCGCTGCGAGCTCTATGGCAAAACCTGCGCTGACTGCTGCCTGGCCAGGGACCCGTACTGCACCTGGGACAGCAAGACCTGCGCCCCACATCTGCTTACCAAGAAGAG GCATGCCCACTGCCAGGACATGCTGAAGTCTGACCCACTCAGCCAGTGCCCGGACACCACAGAGG GGACCACTGCCATGGTGAAGATTGTTTATGGGGTGGAGAAGAACTCAACCTTCCTTGAGTGTCTGCCGCACTCTCCACAGACGACTGTCCGGTGGCTGGTGCGGCATG GTCAGGAACAATGGCCACTTCTTGGTGCTGGAGCAAGGGCTGCTGATCCGTCAGCTGATGAGGGAGGATGTGGGCACCTATGA
- the LOC142058747 gene encoding semaphorin-3D-like isoform X7, translating to MHTAPGHRLLLTVLLLCLLLHQPGSSKACKQHVPRLRLAYKDLLKSNSSHLLLASGNRLDFQALLVDEDRAWLMVGAKNHIFLLHLDHPSREPEKIFWPASKEQVEHCQLAGKNVETECANFIRLLQPFNRSHVFACGTGSYQPVCAFIQLGARGKGPRAPSMQLVTHSLESGRGRCPYSPHEPFTGLLIDRELYSGTSSDFMGSSAAFFRTWVHGAEQSYIRTEQNQDHWLHEPAFVSAYAIPDTYNPHDDKVYIFFRETAMEAGQWERRHIHARVARVCKNDAGGKRSLINRWSTFLKARLVCSIPGPQGTETHFDQLEDVFLLRTRDPQNPLVFGLFTVSSGVFSGSAVCVYSMAAVRTAFSGPFAHKEGFDYRWVEYKGRVPYPRPGTCPSETYDPLLRSTKDFPDEVISFMRTHQLMWEPVYPQGRQPVLVRVNVPYQLRRLLVHRLEMESQHYDVLFLGTDEGKVLKVGLAGGVSRGTEVISLEELSVTKVPSPILDMKLSPKQQELFVSSTHGLLQLSLYRCELYGKTCADCCLARDPYCTWDSKTCAPHLLTKKRHAHCQDMLKSDPLSQCPDTTEGTTAMVKIVYGVEKNSTFLECLPHSPQTTVRWLVRHGQEQWPLLGAGARAADPSADEGGCGHL from the exons ATGCACACTGCCCCTGGCCACAGGCTGCTCCTCACCgtgctcctcctctgcctcctcctgcatcagccaggcagcagcaaggcatGTAAGCAGCATGTCCCACGCCTTCGTCTTGCCTACAAAG ATCTGCTGAAATCCAACAGCTCTCACCTGTTGCTGGCCTCAGGGAACAGGTTGGATTTCCAAGCCCTCTTGGTAGATGAAGACAGGGCCTGGCTGATGGTGGGAGCCAAAAATCACATCTTCCTGCTCCACCTAGACCATCCCAGCAGAGAGCCTGAGAAG ATTTTCTGGCCAGCCTCCAAGGAGCAGGTTGAGCATTGCCAGCTAGCAGGGAAGAATGTGGAG ACAGAGTGTGCCAACTTCATCCGCCTTCTCCAGCCCTTCAACAGGAGCCACGTGTTTGCCTGTGGGACTGGCTCCTACCAGCCTGTCTGTGCCTTCATCCAGCTGGGAGCCAGGGGGAAG GGTCCCAGGGCTCCCTCCATGCAGTTGGTGACCCACTCCTTGGAGTCAGGGAGAGGACGGTGCCCATACAGCCCCCATGAACCCTTCACAGGACTCCTCATCG ATAGGGAGCTGTATTCGGGCACCTCCAGTGACTTCAtgggcagcagtgctgccttCTTCCGGACCTGGGTCCATGGAGCCGAGCAGAGCTACATCCGGACAGAGCAGAACCAGGACCACTGGCTACATG AGCCTGCATTTGTCAGTGCCTATGCCATCCCTGATACCTACAATCCTCATGATGACAAGGTCTACATCTTCTTCCGTGAGACAGCCATGGAAGCTGGGCAGTGGGAGAGGCGGCACATCCATGCCAGGGTAGCCCGGGTCTGCAAG AACGATGCTGGAGGGAAACGCAGCCTCATCAACCGCTGGAGCACATTCCTCAAGGCCCGCCTGGTGTGCTCCATCCCTGGGCCCCAGGGTACTGAGACCCACTTTGACCAGCTCG AGGATGTTTTCCTCCTGCGCACCCGGGACCCCCAGAACCCCCTCGTCTTTGGCCTTTTCACAGTCTCCAG TGGTGTCTTCAGCGGCTCTGCTGTCTGCGTCTACTCCATGGCTGCTGTGAGAACTGCCTTCAGTGGCCCCTTTGCACACAAGGAGGGATTCGACTACCGTTGGGTAGAATACAAGGGCCGTGTCCCCTATCCCCGTCCTGGCACG TGCCCCAGTGAGACATACGACCCCCTGCTGCGGTCCACCAAGGACTTTCCCGACGAGGTGATCAGCTTCATGCGCACTCACCAGCTGATGTGGGAGCCTGTGTACCCGCAGGGCCGCCAGCCCGTCCTGGTGAGGGTCAACGTACCTTACCAGCTGCGGCGGCTGCTGGTGCACAGGCTAGAGATGGAGAGCCAGCACTATGATGTGCTCTTCCTTGGCACAG ATGAAGGTAAAGTCCTGAAGGTGGGGCTGGCTGGTGGAGTGAGCCGTGGCACTGAGGTGATCAGCCTGGAGGAGCTCAGTGTCACTAAG GTGCCTTCTCCCATCTTGGACATGAAGTTATCACCAAAGCAG caggagctgtttGTGAGCAGCACACATGGGCTGCTCCAGCTCTCCCTGTACCGCTGCGAGCTCTATGGCAAAACCTGCGCTGACTGCTGCCTGGCCAGGGACCCGTACTGCACCTGGGACAGCAAGACCTGCGCCCCACATCTGCTTACCAAGAAGAG GCATGCCCACTGCCAGGACATGCTGAAGTCTGACCCACTCAGCCAGTGCCCGGACACCACAGAGG GGACCACTGCCATGGTGAAGATTGTTTATGGGGTGGAGAAGAACTCAACCTTCCTTGAGTGTCTGCCGCACTCTCCACAGACGACTGTCCGGTGGCTGGTGCGGCATG GTCAGGAACAATGGCCACTTCTTGGTGCTGGAGCAAGGGCTGCTGATCCGTCAGCTGATGAGGGAGGATGTGGGCACCTATGA